ACCAGAACATCCAGACCGCCACCGTCGAACCGGCAGAAATCGAGGCCTTGAAGGCTGAGGTCGCCCGCCTTGCGGCACAGCCGGCCACACCGGCAGCGGATCCGGCTCTGGCAGAACGCCTCTCCGCACTGGAAGCAAGCATGGCGGATGCCAGTACGGCGCCTGCAGCCGATCCGAGCGCTGTCGAAGCCCTGAAGACGCAACTCGTGGCCGCCGAGCAGGCGATCGAATCCCTGCGAAGCGAAATCGCCAGCAACAAGCAGGCAATGGACGAGAGCGCCACCCGCCTCTCCGAGGCTGAACGCAAGCTGGAAGAACCACGCAGCGATATCGAAATGGCGCGCGCCATCGCGCTGGCCGGCCTGAAGACGGCCATTGATCGCGGCGGTCCTTTCCTGTCGGAGCTGGATGCCCTGAAGAGTGTTTCGCCTGAGGACCCCTCCGTTGCCTCGCTGACGCCACTGGCCAGCACCGGGGTTCCTTCACGCTCTGATCTCACCCGGGAGTTCGGCCAGGTCGCAGAGGACATCCTCGCTGCCATCAACCAGCCGGCTGCGGGCGAAGGGTGGACGGACCGACTGATGGCCAGTGCCCGCTCTCTGGTCAAGGTGCGCCCTGTCGGCAATGTCGAGGGTGACTCGCCTGAAGCAATCGTCGCACGCGTCGAGAACAAGCTGCAGAACGGCGACCTCAAGGGCGCGGCGCTGGAATGGGAACTGCTGCCCGGCGCCGGCAAGCAGGCCTCCTCCGATTTCGTGACGAAACTGAAGAACAGGATCGAGGCCGAAGAGCGCGTTTCGGCTGCCCTTTCCCAGACCGTGGCCGGAAATGGGGGCTGACGCATGACGACCATCTTCAAAATACTCTTCTTCTTTGCTTTCATACTCGCACTCGGTTTTGGCTTCTCCTGGATCGCCGATCGTCCGGGTGACATCTGGCTCGAATGGG
This DNA window, taken from Peteryoungia algae, encodes the following:
- a CDS encoding mitofilin family membrane protein, with protein sequence MVSGKTPRRSKAPDESVTIDLTAKETAKPEDAGATETPLPETSASPSATDGSVASANVANEPPVDTTAEPSAPPEDAPDASAPADEPPPILENAMETETTAGHGPVRQSPATSTLVASGIFGGLVALALAGSMQYAGILPGVGPDQNIQTATVEPAEIEALKAEVARLAAQPATPAADPALAERLSALEASMADASTAPAADPSAVEALKTQLVAAEQAIESLRSEIASNKQAMDESATRLSEAERKLEEPRSDIEMARAIALAGLKTAIDRGGPFLSELDALKSVSPEDPSVASLTPLASTGVPSRSDLTREFGQVAEDILAAINQPAAGEGWTDRLMASARSLVKVRPVGNVEGDSPEAIVARVENKLQNGDLKGAALEWELLPGAGKQASSDFVTKLKNRIEAEERVSAALSQTVAGNGG